Below is a genomic region from Nilaparvata lugens isolate BPH chromosome 8, ASM1435652v1, whole genome shotgun sequence.
ataaatctctctatagatagcctagctatctaaaacgtataatatcatattgaagattacaattttaattaacaactctgattgataacatgaaacaaacacaagatgatttgatagtcacagtaaaataatatttgagctatactttcttgtaggaaccctgtagagaagcttttttcacttaaattatgcagttctaaatcaTGATacgaattatatactccatgcatgtttctatttaaatatttgacaatccacatatcctacaaaattacaaaaatcctacaatttacaattagttattggatcacaatttgatttgtcattcattgacctaattcattggaattaggttatgacgccttcaatgtttacgttttgcctcacccgtatggcaaaatcgcgtccacacgtacattcaatgctcgcccgaggcgcctttgagcacgccaaaataccgacatggtttcggttcgcccacatgcctcagcgaacagtgtccacacgtgcgaatgcaagcccatacacgtatgctcacccgaggcaaacgtacgtgtgtacaccgttttatagagaataagattaagaagagcgaAGTCCGCTATGATGCCTCTGCGCTAGTGTAGCTACAAGAAATTTCGGGCAAGTAGTCGGGTATCTGTATTCgctgtgtagaaaaagagcctttttcaaatgataatatttctttattgaagcaataaaaaatattcaaagtatggtagtTTCATGCAGTGCTTATGGATGTACGAATCTGCATGcaccagataaaaatatttcttttcatacataagtatttttatattttcatcggtcatgtttcatgcaggctaagcctagtgccaaatgattgtttcaaggaatattgtgcttaggttgattcattatcattatttgccaagtaataaaatataagtttcggtaatattataataaatattttatttccacagatccaatataggtatccatattccattctattaatttgtcttatattgtaatattttgtgaactatgaaaatattgtatgctaaatttgtattataaaaaatattatttgctaaaattgtctataaattcttcatcattgctattgttttatttttcccgttcctataatatgtagttatttattatcttatattaaatataggagtatagagtatagttaggtaactatacttaagttgcaaaacgaatgagaaacagtttcacggaatattgtgataatggttaatttattatcatttgccatctaatagaatatatggTAATATTAAcgatctataatttttgtttcattttctccattcttataatatgtagttatttattatcttatattaaatataggagtatagagtatagttaggtacctatacttaagttgcaaaacgaatgagaaacagtttcacggaatattgtgataatggttaacttattattatttgccatctaataaaatatatggtaatattagcgatctataatttttgttttattttctccattcttataatatgtagttatttattatcttatattaaatataggagtatagagtatagttagtaCCTAcacttaagttgcaaaacgaatggaaacagtttcacgaaatattgtgataacagttaatttattattatttgccatctaataaaatatacggtaatattagcgttctataataaatgttttattttccatatcctaaatacatggtaataggaaaatattgtaaaaatgagattcatttgctaatagaatggatcaaaatctgtagtgaggtaggttcactaaattagatgtttggtcgagttaaaaataatgttcaatgaacaaatcattgtatcatatggtaatggaaatgacgaaaagttgaaaaaaaattatattgaaatccatcaagtatgtcaaaagatataacgcaatgaaagtcgatgttttcccatataagtctatctgggcgcctgacttcttgcccgatattcaatggcgacgagaaatgaagtaggcatcatgcttccaaacgcttgaaggtatagcttagtcatctaactataatatatatcaatggaaatatctggaactcaaaatatcaatgttaaataatgtcctatgcttgaaaactgttgctgggtagaactccgaatatttgtcagacagcggaattggaaatatccggaactcgaaatatgttgctaggcggaattgggagtatctggaactcgaattatttgtttgtcagatggcggaattggaaatatctggaactcaaaatatcagtGCCAAAGTGGGAGTACTGGTAATGTATTTGTTattgagaaatggttcaagtctgACTTATTTTCTGGAATGATATGTACTAATTAGCCCATTTGGGGTAATTCATAgctcattatatattaattttggacagaaatattgaaattgaactctAAACAGTAGAAACAACTTTGCTGATCTTTTTGGacttgtttttcattatcaaaatttgggaatagaatacttTTGGACCTGGTCTGTCGTTCTTTTTCAGTTATACTCATTATATTCATACATATTATGCAAGTTTTCAAAACTGTGTtatctgtttcaacaaacaagactgacgactgttgatgtgttgatgaatttattttaggttaaCTGTAGAACCCTTCATTTGTTTtgcgataaatttgtttcatcccaCAGCTACACAGTCTCACTAATAACGATCGATATTGTGAAttcgatatatttccaattccacatacttccaattccaccagctgacaagatattttgagttccgccgGTCTGCACGATATTCCGAGTTccgcctgtcaacatattcggagttccatatatttcaaattccggccagctgcaagatattttgagttccagatatttccaattcatgCGACTCGTTTGTTCTGTCAACTGATCTTGTTGTGATCTTATAGTAgaaccacagtatacatacagtatggaaacttggctagtaccctgacgctaaaatccgccatcttgttaggaagcgccgcattgtaattatagtgaggtccacgttataatgacagtatttgatcaactttggttttgctatccttgtctatcattcgacaaagccggtggtactatccttttctaggtccacaacgattccaattatgtttttgacagtgtagaaatataaaattgatcaatgcagagaatcggcatcgctattctcctatctttaacactgccattataacgtgaacctcactatagtattgatggtacCGGATCAATTGGAGGGCTCAGAAACATAATGGTGTAAGTCACTTTTTTCCAGATTTGAGTTATACAGCTGTACAGCCTCTGAATTACCCAATCTTTCAGTGCAGCATACTGGTGTGAGTCAACTTATCGTTTTCACCACTAGATAGCAGCACCTACTTGGCACCCTCAACCAAAGACTGATTGCCTTTGGAATCATAGTGAAGCAAGTTGACTTACACCATTATGATTCTTCACTCTTTCTCAACTCAGTCTTTCTGCATTTTAGCATCATGGATGACGCTAGTACGATTATTTGTTAGAGCTTGATGAATTTGATGATAGTTACACAGATAAAGACTACAATCCTCTAAAAGACAAAGGATATTCATCAGGTAAgtaaatgttttgttttaaagtttttatgaTTGTAAATGAAGTATTTTCAAACCACTGCTACAATGTATGAGGTTATGGCTTgatttttccaaagaatgatTGTTTTTAAATTCAGTTCTGTAATCACATTATTACTCAACTGTTTTACTCAACTTACTAGGGTTAAAAGCCTAGTATTTCTTAGTAATATTACCTAAATACCGTTCACAGTGGTTTTGTTATTATGGGTCTAGCCATGAGTTCATTAGTAACTCACGTAAAAGTAGGCTAACAAGCATGTTAATGTCATGAAGAACCATTACAATACCAATACATTATTTTATGCCCTCAAGCtttaataatgttgtttttatttttccagATGATGAACCCATGGACCACTCGTACTCTAGGCCCATCAGAACACGAGCTCGAGACTATGCAGACACTATGCCTGGACCCTCCAGTCGCACTCCTGCTTCAGCCAGCCTGCCTGGATCCTCCAGTCATACTCCAGCTACTCCTGAACTTAGTCACACTCCTGTTTTAGATATTGAAGGTAACTTTTCCCCATTTATTGCAATCCTTTCAGTGTAATACACAAAACAGTCAGTATATTTTAAAGCAGGATTTAAACATTAGTGTTTTCTGTCCACAGATACTGAGGCCGGTCCTCACATTCAAGCTGGTCCAGCAGTTGAAGAGGCAGCTGATCATGACAGCCCTGCAGAGGTTTCATACAATGGAGACAATGAAGGTAACTTTCTCCCATTATTTATTCTACTCTTTGTTCAATTACACAAAACAGTTAGTATATTTTTCAGCAGGAATtaaactatataattatatttaattccAGCAGGAATTAAACATTAGTGTTTTCTGTCCACAGATACTGATGCCGGTCCTCACATTCAAGCTGGTCCAGCAGTTGTAGAGGCAGCCGATAATAACAGCCCTGCAGAAATTTCAGACAATGGAGGAGAAGTACAAGTAGGCTGTCAGGAAAAACCATTCAAACCTCGTAAACGGCAGAGACAGTGAAAGATCAATGCGCAAGCAGAACAAGTGAAAGATCACATCAAGAAATTCCCAAGTTTCGAGAGTCATTACACTAGGAGAGACAACCCTAATCGTAGATACTTGAGCTCAGAGCTCAACATTTCTAAAATGTACCAGCTCTATAGAGAGTGGTGCCTGAAATGTAAATATGATCCTGTTAAAGAGTATTATTACAggaatgtttttaataactgtTTTAACTTACAGTTCCACATGCCTCGGAAAGACACTTGCAAAAGATGCGATGAATACAACAGAAAATTGATGTTGAGAAAAATCCAGAAGCAAAGGCAGTGTTGAATAGGAGCATATGCTTCATTTAGGGAAAGCTGAAAAGGCACGTGAAAATCTTAAGCAGACAGCACACTAGCCAAGGAAAATCAAAATGTCTCCACATTGACAATAGATTTGCAGAAAGCCCTGGCATTCCCTAAATTGACAGTGTCCGAAGCATACTACCGTAGAAATATGTATTGCTACAATTTTGGCATACATGACATGGGTGATAATCTAGCATACATGTATGTCTGGGATGAAACCATGGCCAGCAGAGGATCGCAAGAAATTTCTTCTTGCCTTTGTAAGCATCTGAAGCAAAAACCATGTAAGCACATAATAATTTACTGTGACAGCTGTGGCGGCCAAAACCGCAATATAAACGTTGCTCTGACTCTGTTGAAGTTGACCCAAGAAGCTAGTTGTAATATTGATACCATCGATCTCAAATTTATGATATCTGGGCACTCCTATTTGCCCAATGACGCTGATTTTGGAAATATTGAGCAAGCAGCAAAAAACAAACCTGTATACACGCATCTAGACTGGTACAACATCATCGCAACTGCCAGGAGAAATAACAAATTTCTTGTAGTTCGAATGGAGGGTGACGATTTTCTGAAGATAGACAAACTGTCTAAAGCAGTAACCAAAAGAAAACAGAATATCAATGGGGAACAAGCTCACTGGCTGAAAATGCAGTGGTTAAGGTTTGAGAAACAAAAACCATTCTCCATTCAATACAAATACACTCTCAATGAAGAGATGCCATTTGAAGAGAGtttgaaatcttcaaaaatTGGTCGTCCCCAAAACCTTTCCCAAATAATACAGGACAAGTTTGATGGACCAAGGAAAATTTCTGCCCTGAAAAAGAGAGACATGGtctttttattgaaatacaTACCTCCTATACATCATGCTTTTTTCAAACGATTAAGAGGTGACAATGATGAACAAGATATTGGTCCACTGGATGACAGTGAAGATAAGAGTGaagtaatttgaataaatcaggTATGAGAACAAagtagaaattttaataaatcagGGCATCATGGAATTTTCATGGTGTAATGCAACTGAAATTAACATGATGTCtcaatttattagaatttctACTTTGTTATCATActtgattaatattattcaatttatttctactttgttCACTACTGAAATTATGACAATgtgttgatttattcaacttattTCTACTTTGTTCTCATTCTGAAATTACAAGAATGtgttgatttattcaatttatttctactttgttCACAACTGGAATTATGACAATGtgttgatttattcaatttattccctACTTTGTTCTCATTCTGAAATTACTAAATAAAAGACTTGTGAAATGTTTGACTAACAACACtgatatttgttattttatacctACAACTCATTATGGTGTAAGTCATTTTATTGCATGCATAGTGGTGTAAGTCAGGAGCTcccataaaaaaaattaaaaatagaagaaattattaaaaattaagcAAAGTTTATGGTATATTAAGTAATTTTAACATTTCAAGTATAGAATCCTGTAAAGAAAGTATCTCTACAGATTTCACTGAGTTTTCTGTAGAGCCAAATGCAAAACCTTTGATACTGAAAAATTAGCTTTTTTGACTTACACCATTATGTTTCTGAGCCCtccaattgatctcattcactgaccaggattggaacttcccaaggtcacgtgacgtgtttagtattggcgtcatgtaaaaagcattggttagataggcgattgaggagcttctctttgtctcagaaacagagtaacggccagcaacagtcacagttattcaaaagtattctttgagtatctatagtgaggtccacgttataatgatagtgtacgatttgcaatagtgttgctatccttgtctcgtTTAACAAATGTaaaagagttaggggttagtttttatttaggttatatttaataatgttttattaggataggttaggtttttgctttaaaattgcaatatgctagaaggggctagggtctaggtggagttatgttttttgatgtttcaaagcaCAGAATTACAAGGAGTTTTATAGGattattataggagttttctctgttttaaaggtaaaaggataggttaggcggttaggattttgctttgaatcacatgtttgtgaacatgttcatgaaatgaaccacatgtttgtgaacatgttcatgaaatgaaccacatgtttgtgaacatgttcatggaatgaaccacatgtttgtgaacatgttcatgaaatgaaccacatgtttatgttttgttctaaataCCTTTACCCCTTTaataccttctgcttcatccattacccacattagtgggatcgatggcgtcatagAGTTCGATTTCAACATACACAACAACACGAAAACTATTCAGATGGCAGGTAAAACAGTGAtcactttttaaaaaaagttCAGATCATCACTCATAAATTCATTTACACTATAATATGATTTATCACAAAGCAGCTTCCTGACGGCTCTCTTGAAGGCGGCTTCATCCAACTGCTTTACACCAGGAGGCAGCTTGTTGAAgaatttcagtgcagaaactcTAAAGCTGGCCTGTGAACGGTGAAGACGTCTCCTAGGGACATCCAGCAGCTCGCAGcgcctggtgttgtggttgtgaaCGTCACTTCGGGCAGCCAGAGTATGCTGTATCCTCTTGACATACATcaagcacaggaggatgtaatggctgaaGACCGTCAGCACACCAAGGCGAGCAAAGATGGGCTTGCAGTGGGCAAGATGATCGCTGCCTGTTATAATTCTTATAGCCCTCTTTTGCAGTCTCAGCACATCAGCAGCCCCCGCCGAATGACCCCACAGAAGCAAGCCATAGGTAATGTGGtaaagatgacgaataaatctaaagtattaaatgtgaaaggtttagaggttaggttttattcaggttatatttgataatgtgctattaggataggttaggtttttgctttgaaattgcaatatgctagaaggggctagggtgcagttagagttatgttttttgatgtttcaaatgtgaaaggataggttagggggttaggattttgctttgaaatctaaattattaaatgtgaaggggttaggggtttgtggttaggttttttggattatatttaataatgttccataaggttaggttaggtttttgcttttaaattgcaatatgctagaaagggctagggtccaggtagaataatgctttttgatatttcaaaggtggatagataggttaggattttgctttgaaattgcaatatgcttgAAGGGAAtagagttttttttcaaatagttatgtttattgatgttttaaatgtaaaaggggaggttgagggttcggtttttgttttgaaatgacaatatgctgacttagttatagtgttttttaacatcagttgaataacaactgttatattttattaattatatttttcaaaagtactctttcttttattaaataaaataataataaattgattattatattgaatttaatgataaatcatcattggataataatcatcatcaaatacaatgacgattggctccagttacagtgctcggtaaccatcatcacaaagaacgttacattcaaagatctgactaaatggaacgggaaaaacccgttgctaacgcatgcgcgatacggtgctgtctgagacaagGAGTGGTTTGTGGCGATTgtttacaagtttccattctgtacctattctgtggtaGAACTTTCCAGAACATTATTGTATTCTGGATCCTAGATCTCTGGATTCTAGATCTAGATCTAGTACAACATGGAACAAAACAAATTACACTGAGTTGGAGCTGTGCTGTGTCACTGTCATTTTCCACCAAATTTAGTTATCTGTGATAATATCTTTGAGAAATTGTTAATTTTAGATATACCACGTAAgtagttttcttcatttttatattttagtgTGTTATATCTTATTGGTTATTGGGTTATTGCATGAATAtcaataattcaagtttataaCCTAAAATATGATGTAACTTAATTTCTGGGTAATTAGTGCTTGTCAACCTtgcatatttttttaaaagcttgctttttccaacaaaaaattacacaataaaaaaataatttggcTGTATGAGTAGCTTTAGACCTAGCTATTCATTGTAATTTATATGAGTTCTACTGTTATTCAAGTTATCCTCATTGAATGATTTGGTGCATTTAGCCTATTTGTATTGGTTCTTATTACATTCAATTTACGGCGTACCGTATTATTTTCACTTACAAAGCATAAGATAATGACTTCATCACAGTTACAGCATATTCCATTATGATCTCACGAGCACACTGGGTTTGTATCATTTTAGCAATTGCCTTCCTTTTATTGCTTGAACCTAAAATACAGAATTTCCATTTCACTTCTTAGCGTAGGTGCAATATAACAAATtacttgttttcaattttctcccAATATTACCGTACGTCTTACACACCTTTTAGTAGTGAGTCACCAATTATTACAGGGTATTTGGTGTTGTCTGTCTGAGGTTTTGTTGTTAAAGCAGTTTAAAGATATGGTTTATTGTATGCTGTATGGCAATGTGTGGGATAAATCACGGATTCAAACtataatactttatttctaACATACCAAAATTAAGTCTTGACGATCAAATTTTTGTCTAGAAGCTTCCAAACACTGTAGTAGACTTTGTCCTTCAAGCATTTGGTGATGCAAATCTAACCGGGTTACAAAGTCTTGTTGGTTCTTTTTCATGTACATCAGGCAGAAAAGAAGGAAATGGCTGACAATTTTCAAAATACCCTGTCTAGAAAAAATGAGCTTGCAGTGTGCTCAATGGTCACTTGCAGTCATTACAGTCACTATCCAGGCAGTCCGTTTTTGCAGCTTCACTACGTCCATAACCTTAGCTGAATGACCCCACAAACCATAGGTGCTATGACAGGGCAAAAGAGTAGGCTATATTACATCACGACCATGCAAGCCTCCGTCACATATCCCCCCCCGCAGCTTCTGCAACAATGTGGCTGAATGTCGCCAGCCCAGCTTGAGCTTATTCCTGTGTCCAAGGCAAAGTCTAGCAACTTCACAGGATATTGATCACCAGGCACACATCGTGACAGACTACAGATGATATGCTGGATCTTGTTCTCATTCAGCCAAACCAAAGGGTTGAAGACTGCAGATGTTCCGCTGTCATATCAAACACCTGCTGAATGTCCGCACCTGATGACAGCAGGGATGTATCATACGCAAACAATAGATTTGAGCCGTTGCTGTCCAACTCATTGATCATTATTATGAAGAGACTTCAACAGTCTGACCAAAACCAAACTTAGCGATCCTTCATAAGGAGGTTTCagttgtattttgaaaaaatacatcaaaGCTTTATGTACATAATTGCATGGATGGATGTggtgatgatttcaataatccaACAATGATCTAAAACTTCTGCTCCCGTTACCGTCTTGCGAACAGCAGTGTTTTATACAAGGCTCCATAAAAACAATAGATATAAATTATGTTGCAATTTACCTAGCAACTTCTATCATTTCTAGCTAATCTTGAACTGACGCTTGGACGGGAAAAGCAGAGACTGCGGCCAATGCTTTCAATTATCTCACTTCCCATCTATACAGATCCCCAAGtcatttatttgataatatgaaCTACTTACAATTCAGGAAAAAACTGCAGGCTTTCGctcaaaactgctttaaaccttaatttagCATAGATAAACTGAAAGCTATGTAGAAATGTTAAATTGATTGACACAGAATTTCAAGTCCACAAAagtatcaattgaatttttgaatttattatg
It encodes:
- the LOC111052938 gene encoding uncharacterized protein LOC111052938, whose product is MKDTETMKKELDEFDDSYTDKDYNPLKDKGYSSDDEPMDHSYSRPIRTRARDYADTMPGPSSRTPASASLPGSSSHTPATPELSHTPVLDIEDTEAGPHIQAGPAVEEAADHDSPAEVSYNGDNEDTDAGPHIQAGPAVVEAADNNSPAEISDNGGEVQVGCQEKPFKPRKRQRQ